One Manduca sexta isolate Smith_Timp_Sample1 chromosome 26, JHU_Msex_v1.0, whole genome shotgun sequence genomic region harbors:
- the LOC115452217 gene encoding dnaJ homolog subfamily B member 12, whose translation MTIEDNKEVAEKCIEVAQIAFAAGNLEKAERFLRKAERLYPTARALELLARVRAAAASGSSKRTPPSSPSADDLRRRKMPSHQPTQQDYTSDQLEAVRRINAKGKDYYEILGVSKEATDSDIKRAYKKLALQLHPDKNRAPGAAEAFKTIGNAAAVLTNAEKRKQYDLRSEEPSHPMHQQQHFAQGFETGFTPEELYSMFFGGGAFPDGPTVFTRRRPREPEPREAHAGLVQLLPVLVLVLLSMMSGFFINEPVYSLTPSPKYPVPRETVNLKVPYYVKENFHTDYQGSLRRLEMTIEEEYILGLRHACQRERNYRDSMAWKARNFGDSRQYAEAQKLRTPSCEKLQQFQR comes from the exons ATGACGATTGAAGATAACAAGGAAGTGGCTGAAAAATGTATAGAGGTAGCACAAATAGCCTTCGCTGCTGGAAATCTAGAGAAAGCAGAAAGGTTTCTACGAAAGGCTGAACGTTTGTATCCTACTGCGCGGGCTCTGGAGCTCTTGGCGCGGGTGAGGGCCGCAGCCGCGTCAGGCAGCAGCAAACGCACTCCACCGAGCAGCCCCAGCGCTGATGACCTGAGGAGACGCAAGATGCCGTCCCACCAGCCCACGCAGCAGGATTACACCAGCGACCAACTGGAAGCTGTGCGTCGCATCAATGCCAAGGGCAAGGACTACTATGAAATACTGG GTGTGTCTAAGGAGGCGACGGACTCGGACATTAAGCGGGCGTACAAGAAGCTGGCACTGCAGCTCCACCCCGACAAGAACCGCGCCCCTGGAGCTGCTGAGGCTTTCAAA ACCATAGGCAATGCTGCAGCAGTTTTGACCAACGCCGAGAAGCGCAAGCAATACGACCTACGCTCGGAGGAGCCATCGCATCCGATGCACCAGCAACAGCACTTCGCGCAGGGCTTCGAGACGGGCTTCACGCCGGAGGAGCTCTACAGCATGTTCTTCGGCGGCGGCGCGTTCCCGGACGGACCGACTGTGTTCACGCGGCGTCGCCCGCGCGAGCCGGAGCCGAGGGAGGCGCACGCGGGGCTCGTGCAACTGTTGCCCGTTCTGGTGCTCGTGCTGCTCTCCATGATGTCAGGGTTCTTCATCAACGAGCCCGTCTACAGCCTCACGCCCAGTCCCAAGTACCCGGTGCCGCGCGAGACCGTCAACCTAAAG GTACCGTACTATGTGAAGGAGAACTTCCACACAGACTACCAGGGCTCGCTGCGGCGTCTCGAGATGACTATAGAAGAGGAATACATAT TGGGTCTACGACACGCGTGCCAGCGCGAGCGCAACTACCGCGACAGCATGGCGTGGAAGGCGCGCAACTTCGGCGACTCGCGGCAGTACGCCGAGGCGCAGAAGTTACGCACGCCCTCCTGCGAGAAGCTGCAGCAGTTCCAGCGGTAG